Genomic segment of Malus domestica chromosome 15, GDT2T_hap1:
GGATTCTTTAAAAGACATTTATGCTATTTGTCTTAGGTGTAATATATACTAATCTTGTTGTGTTGTGCAACTCATATTTTTGGTTTGGGTAAATTTCATATTACTACCTGAACTATGGGTAGCActacaatctcatacctcataTTTTAAACGGTGCAATATCATAcctcaacttatgaattcattGCAATGTCAAACCTCTGTtaaattttctgtcaatttgaCTGTTAAATAATGATGTGGTAGACGTAGAGCCCATTTTCCTGCCAAACTAGATTAAAagattaatttaatattaatacatTAATACCTTTTTTAATCTGAacaataattaaacaaaaagcTCTATTCTTTTCTCTCTACTCGCTTTTCTTCTCCCCAGAGTGAAGAGTGGCtctaacaacaacaacatcaacCATTTGTGGTGCTCCAACGATGACTGGATCATCACTACAACTCTCAAACCCTTCTTCCCTCTAAAGGCCCACTTTACACAAATCCCAATTGATCAAaatccattcttctttatttcaaAACCCTTAACCCCATCATCCCTAAATCTCTGAAACATTGAACCAAATCAACGTATCTCTCCAAGCCCACCTTAAAACCCTAGCAAACCCCCAATACGCCACCGTTTAACGCCACCCTAGTAATGTCTCTGTCTATTTGCCTTTTGAGTGAAAGAAAACCCATTTGATTAGGGAATCAGAAAACCCACGCGGGGAAGAACAATTGGACTTACAGGCTTGGATTCAGGCGCGCTTAAAGGTGTGGCTGGAGAAGACGATGTTCGGGTCCACCATCACTCATTAGAGAGTTGGAGATTGGAAGAGGAACTCTTTGGGAGCTTACAACTTTAATGTTTTTGACGGAATTGCCAACGACGTTCGTTGGAAAAGGTTTCGTTTCCGCTGAGGACTCAGGAAGCAGCCTCAAAATTAGGGGTGGGGGTGAGGGTGTTGGGGACAGGACGATCGAAATCTaggtaaagttttttttttttttaaatttttttatttaagttaTTTAGGgctaaaatcgaagttggataAGATAAACTTCTCCGATAGCCTCCTCCTCCTGCTTCAGTTGCAGCAGGTATTTATCGGGGTGCGATGGTGGTTTTGGGTGATGGCATGGAGAGGAAAGAAGTGaggggaaagaagaagaagggtaaGGGTGAGGCAAAGACTCATGAATGTGGGtttctttttttctaattttttttaaataatattttgaatgaattgaaaTAATTTTATTAGTTAACAATGTGGCACAAGTTGATTGCCATGTCAGCAAAATATGGCTCATGCACTtgtcacgtcatcacttaacagtCAATTTAACGAATTAATTAATTGAGGTCTGACATTGCAATAAATTCATAAGTTGAGGTATGatattgcaatgtttaaaacatgatgtatgagattgtggtGCGACCCATAATTGAGCTAGTTtgatgtaatttaccctttttatttttatggttcTTGTAACTTGGGGCATTTGATGGCTTTGCATATTGTGCAATATAAATATATCTTACAATAGTTTGATGGCTTTGCATACATATATCTTTACACTTCTTTGAAAGTTTAAAGGGCCCTCTAAGCTAACACTGATATGGATGGAAGTTTTTGTTTTACTAGTTATTTTTTGCTAGCTAGCAGAAACTCTATACTAGACCTTCAAAACTCAATTCACTGAAACTATGGCCTACCTGTTTGTTTTTAGTATGTCATTGGATTAACGATGggaagaaaagaacaaaaacaaatagagaaatagATTATTATTAGCTTTTTTAGGTTATGGAGATAAAAACCTTCATATCTGGTCATGCTCCTACTAATCCATGTGTCGCAATTGGTTacttaataatttatttatcgAAAGATAATCAATTTAAATTTACCAACTCAACTTAACAGTTATGTATCGTTGTAATCATATGCTTCTATGCTCAAAACTTAGATTTCTTTATGCATCATCCGATTATGGCACCATAATATCGGAACCACTTCAGTAAGACACCAGTTATAGACATATTTAAATCTCTTGTGGAAACTTTTGCTTGGTTGGAAATTTTGCCTCCATGTTTAACAAGTTTACTAAAATCTCACTTTGAATTTCATCACATCCTTTATATGATCTCCATTGTTTACTGTTATTATagtattgaaaaataaatttggGGTTGTTTCACTTGTTTGTCTAATATAAACTGGGATGGTTAACCAAAGTAAGAATTGGGATGGTTAACCAAATTAAGAACTGGGATTAGGACATGATGCTCCACtttgttttaccatttaatcATACCTTTAAATTGAATCCCGCATGTTTTGATGCTCCACTCATTCATGTGTTGTTTTTTTTGCATGTGAAGGCACGGATGAATATGAAACTCACTTGTTTGTTAATTTGAACGTTTGGATAATAATGACACAAGTCTATACTATGAATGCATAATTGTTGAAGCATAGACAACAACAAATGAGACAAAGGGAATGAGCTAGTTTAGAGCATATGACATTTGTTAGACTTAATGTTAGGAGAGAGGAGATAAATCGTATCACATATTCGAGTGATACTAACTGTTTGTGGGAGTTGCGAATAGATAGGAATGCATTTGCAGTTTTATGTGATTTACTAAAAACTCGTGATTGACTGGTAGATGATGGTTATGTTACAATAAAGGAGCAGGTAGCTACTTTTGTTAACATATTAGCCCTCCACATAAAAATAGGTCAAGTCAAGTTAGATTCATTAGGTCTGGTGAAACTATTAGTCGGTATGTTCACAGTATTGTGTGAGTTGCTCAGTTTGCAATACGTGTTGTTTGCAAAATGAACCCCTATCCTAGATGATTGCACAAAATCGAGATGGAAATGCTTTAATGTAAGGATCATAGTAAAATCATTAATCACATAATTATTTGTAGTTGCTAATTAAtataagtttttcttttgtctAGGGTTGCTTAGGAGTGCTAGATGTAACATACATAGGGGTCACTATGCCTGTGGTCGATAAACCAAGATATCGAATAAGAAAATGTCATATAACAACTAATGTGTTAGGAGTATGCACACATGATCTCAAATTCGTATATGTGTTTTCTGGTTGGGAGGGAACAACTATTAATTCGAGAGTTTTTGGTGATGCTGTTACTAGAGCTAATGGTGTCAAGGTCCTAACTGGTAAGATAGACAAGTACTTAGTATTATTGGTTGATTCCGGATATATGAATGGTGAAGGTTTTCTGGCACCGTATAGAGGTACTAGATACCATTTGTAAGAGTGGGAATACAATTCACATGCATTTAGGAATCATGAAGAGTATTTTAATATGAAAGACTCACATGTTAGGAATGTCATTGAGAGATGTTTTGGCTTTCTCAAAAGACGTTGGGCTATCTTGCGAAGTCCTTCCTACTATCCAATCAAGATTTAAGGACGAAGGATCACATCATGTAGTTTACTTCATCATTATATCAGAATGTATATGGCGGTTGATCCTGAGGAAAACGCAAGGCTTGCATTTGATGAATTGCCTATAAGGGAAGATGTACCAGAAGTAAGCCTACATTGAAATCATTGAGTCAAGCCAAATGTGGACTCAATGGAGGGATGATCTTGCAAGAGAAATATATGATGAGTGGAGAGGAAGGAGGGTTGGTTGAGATGGTAGTTGttgtaattgttttttattgtttaatGACAGTTTGTTGAGATGATTGttgtaattgttttttattgtttgaagACTGCTGAGatttttattgttattgtttttatcgGTTGGAATGTGTTGTTTCAAAACCTTTGATTGAGTAATCGAAATTATGATTACCATGTACCTAGAATGTGTTGTTAGAAAACCTTTCAATGTCTTATTCATGTAACAACGTGAACAAATTAATGGGTGCTTATATACTACTTAAGTTGCATTTTGCATTTTAGATTGACTCTTTGGAACAAAATCAACTTTATTTCCAAAGCGACTCAGTActgcagatttttttttttttcaaaaaaacagCAACATCCTTGTTTTAGACCAAATTTCCTATACTTCCCGAACTCAAAAACCCATGAAATTTTGATACAAATTAGTTTTATATGTCTACTTTTATTCCAAAACTTTTCACATTTTTGGGTAGACGAGCTATTTTAGGTAAGTTTTACGGTGTAGGTCGTTTATGCAATTTGTATTAATTGCAGCGTGTTTGCTCCACTAacaattgttggaaatgtgccctaaaaccaatcatatgatgatactttacggacatttcacatgttaaacaaacctaatttaatatcaagggcaaagattattgtttaagccgtctcatataaatgttatatgcttaaacgataagtccaaggaatatgtaattaggagaatgtgatttaaacaagttagattactgagaccattctcttttgtatacatatcctaaacgttcctgatcataggattgccaattgggcattgacagtccgttaagatcagtacatgctatgtcttctcttagtgagagtgactagtctcgagtcaatggtgtgtgtgacattaagacaagcatgtaggtgctcaatagcgaatgagtccactgaacacgattaacgaggagttctcatactcatgtcacatgagaactcatggttgggataatgcaaagtagtcctttgacttgaggcatcatagttgtcttgtggttaagtccttgatctttgattatgtcaaatgtcactccatcaggagggtgtccacggcatagttggggttaagccacttagccatggaggcaagtgaatgtgcaacaagggatctctaaccttcaaactgtttgagggagaatactctatgatatgattaagaatctctggccagagtatgaatgagatttaggaagtcgttccaaatcacattcaaggtaatcatataagaacacgaatcacattggatagtagacataaataaactatcaaaccaaacaatgtggtcaagagtattgtattagagaaagaccatattgcatttgtaatcctaaactgaataggttctccacctcttctgattagcttgggtaaccatgatatgctgctaggtgtcactcatggtttgtggaagccctaaacgtgtataatcactaaagggagaattgaaagtaagtttcaattcacaatcgatttgaaatggttttaatcgcccactgcctcgctaaaaggaacctaatggatcgtacaccgtgtaaggtggagattgaagaaacagaggagatgagtaaggataattaaatggtttaattatttatggcaatgattaattaatatgttaattaatcaaacgaataagttcgttaaagaccacgggtttagttatgggcctcaaggcccaatgggcttcgaacgtcaagcccattgacttaagttgtatgacaacttaatgactaataattcacaaaggccttaaaagcccaatgaaacccttaaggccggccatttagagatggagtgggttttggacttatttacaagtttaccactccaatgaattaagatataaatatgactttatagccaaaattcatttagggtttcttttagagaattgaagagaacacaaagctctcattttctctctaaagaggccggccacccttggagggattagctagtaatctttctcctccaaggtcactcatttcttcatcaatcttaccttggtgtggagacttagaggttctcaattttgggaacttggagaaccatttcatccatccaaatccatagatctaagatgcaaagaatgaaggccctctctttgggtgattagcctttgcttatgcaaagaggaatctacaaaggtataatttctcaactcactttgatttgagttgagtcttggttcaccaatctactaggctttgaatttcatggttaatgttttgtttttaagtgcatacaagcatgattccgctttttaattgttaattgcatgctatagatgttgcttaaatgaacatgtttttcacaaaatatccTTCAACAATATGTTTCTTTGTGTTACATGTGTAATATGACTTTTTTGATAGATTATATGGCCACCTCACACAATTGGATTGACCATGAGGAGGATATACTGCCTACCATCCTCAAGGAAATGGTTGCTAATGGTGTTAGGTGTGAGACCGACAATTTTAAGGCTAGTACTTTTGTAACAGTTGCCTTCAAGATGAATGAAAAGATTCCTGGCATTAATATAGAGCTAAAGTATATACAAAACCAACTGAAGCGTCTGAAAGAAAAGTATTCATCTGCATATGACATGATGAACACCTTTAGATTTGGTTAGGATGACGAGAAAAATGTGTTGTTGTGAATAATGACGAAGTACTACAGCTGTAGGTGAAGatacattttgtttcttattcttTCTCAATTAGGTGCTTTGAAAGTCTTAACCTTGATTTCTTTGGGTTCTTATTGTAGAAATATCCCAATGCATCTTGCAAACCAAATAAGCCATTTCCGTTGTATCCATGCTTGTGTACGGTGTTTGGGAGAGACTGAGCCACAGGTAGTATGGCTGAATTAGCAGTAGATGCAATACAAAACATGGGGTTGGAAAATGAGGATTGCGAGACCTAGTTGATGCCTCCAACTTCACATACCCCATCTCATTCTGTTGCTGCATCCAATGCATCTCAACCGAATAGGAAGAAGAATAGGAATATGAATGATACCGATGTAAATCTTGCAGTTTTTATGAGTGTATGTTAGGATAAAGCAGCTACTGAAATGAAGAAGTTAGGTGAAAGCTTTACTTTCGAATAAGCGAAAGCCAGGTTACCTTCTGAGCTTCAAGCCATAGGTCTCCCATATGATCAGGTGCTAAGAATTTTAATGAAGTTAGTGAAGGATACTGATCTGATGCGTATTTGGTGTACCTTGGATGACTCACACAAGCCAGATTTTATtaaggtatttatggatgaccTCTGAGCGTTTGGGGGTTTAGTTTGATGAATTATATCAACGTCTGGTGTTTCATTATTGCTTTAGCAagacattattttttttaagtcagGACAAATGTTTAATTTGGGATATTTCATATTCAAGTTCTGGATATTTCATGTTTATTGCTTTAGCAAGACATTATCAttaatgtggatgcaaattttctccttctcattctttgacaaaattgtaCCTAAAAAACAATTAACATATTTGGTCAAGGCTaagagcctcacgtgcccacgatgaatgtgggggctttggccgaagaacctccgatgccaaagttagaaattagagagaaaaagtgtttagagaattttttgGAGTTTTGTAAGAGTATGAACTTGGGTTTTTAGAGAGAATAGGGACATATATATAGCACAAGGAGGTGGCTGGCCCTTGAgcttttttgtgtgaaaaatgggtgatttaatggattaattgggaATTAATCCATAAATTTGCCTAATTAATTTATATGGGAGGTTATAGAATAATTTCTTTGTAGAGGATATAGAGTAAAgatggatgagataaatttgaacttgttacctattttttAGTTGATTCTCCACTGCTTGTGTGTAGGAAATCCGGTGTGTCTCAAGGTtaactttgtcatttttacccaaaaatccacatgttgcctcttgattatttttggctccacaaatactcccacacctgctgggctgctcgtaggaaagggcagtaggtgtagagatcttcttgctctaggaaacttaagactgcttcctgttttgatgtagattccctctttaatatgaaattagatccttctaggaaagggaaataaatttctttcaaagcctatttaagtccaccttaagtgggttattaaatcaactttggagagtgatttattctaccctacaagagagagagagcttagaggatatttgttccccctcctttagcaatcttctacatcttgcctgtGCAAAGGATCAtatttcgttgctttcttcgtcttttctgggccgcaccgatgtaagaacaACTTAATTCTTCTTGTCTTATTCTTGGGTGGTGCTGCCACGGGGCAGTCATCGAGGTGATGCGGCACGTCAGCTGGCAGGGACCAGGAGTCGGTTTGGCATGGGCCAAGGAAGTGGTTAACAGGGGGTCATTGCTTACGCTGCTCGGCTTGATTGAAGCCAAAGGTTGGCTCGGTATAGGCCGAGGAAGTGGCATGGCATGGGCAACGATTTGGGCTGCCATGTTTGGGCTGCTTGCCcaaaatgaggaaactgcttgagtttgatttctttgCTGCAGTAGATAGAGCAATCAAGGATATAGTTGTCAAGATCAGAATTGCCGAAGATGAAGTGTTGGATAAGCGAACTATTAAGTGCAAAAAATGGTTGCTGcctagttgatcttcaagcattcgatcttttaAACTATGTGACCTTCTCGCATTAGAGAGCTTACTCAGGTGGGTGTCGGGAAATTAGTTTACCATCTTGCACTatagagcaattagtttatcctctcacactgaagagcaattagtttaacctCTCGCATTTGAGAGCAAACCCTTTtttgggtgtcagggaattggtttaccctctcgcactggagagcaattagtttaacctctcgcactggagagcagacccttttgggtgtcggggaattagtttaccctctctggagagcaattagtttaccctcttacACTGGAGAGCATTTAGTTtaacctctcgcactggagagcagacccttttgggtgtcggggaattggtttaccctctcgcactggagagcaattagtttaccttctcacactggagagcaattagtttaacctctcgcactggagagtagacccttttgggtgtcggggaattggtttaccctctcgcacttgagagcaattagtttatcctctcgcactggagagcaaacccaaaAAGGGTTTTGAGCAGTTGTTGTGGACAACAATTGAGCCAGGCTTATGAATAacttcttgaatcttcattgagaataaagaATTAAATCAACTGTGCTGGAAGgtagaaactgcataacaaACTGGATATTCTTCGGCTTGTAAAGCCTTAttcgtcgagctgcttgagtcttcgaaCTTATTTGGAAAAAATCCAAACGTGGTTCAGGGTGTGATGGGAACTTCCCCTGCTTGTGTAGGCCATTTTGTTGACTTGTCAAGATGCTCGTCATATCGGCTCTCATTTGTCAGCTTCTCAAAGGTACTGCTTCCACTTCAGGCAGCCGTTGGTAGTGTGGCCTGGTCCTTGATGGAATGCGCAATATTTTGTATAATCCAGCCTGGTAAGATCGCATTTCATGGGTGGCGGCAGTTCGAACCAAGGTTCATTCTTGAGCTTGCGAAGAATTTGACCGATTGGAACTGTGAACTTGGTGAATGTTTCAAGTGCTGAGTCTTCTTTGGTCGAGGAACGTTCTATGTGCGTATTTTCTGACTCGTTTTTGTTAGACTGCTTTGCCTCATCCCATAATGCATGCTTTtctgccaaagcatacgaagctGCTAGGGTCAATTCTTCtcccatgatcaattttccgaataaaGGATGTTCGGTGGGAAGCCCATTTTTGAATGCTGCCATTGTTATGTCTTCGTTGCAGCTATCAATCTTGGCCTTCTCCACCTTGAACCTCTTGACATAGTCGTGAATTGTCTCCCGAGGGTCTTTTACGATGTTGAAGAGATGGTCGGATGTCCTTTTAATTGAGCGGTTAAACGAATACTCCTTagtgaaaacaaagaaaagttcATTAAAACTCCAGATCGACTACGGCAGTAGAGTGTGAAACCagtcttgcgcctcgccttgtagagttgtGGTAAAAATTTTGCACATAAACGCATCGTTGTTCTTGTAGAGGATCATGGTACTGCGGTAATATTTGAGACGTCGATCTAGATCTTCGTCTCCTTTATAGGGAATGAAATGAGGCATAATGAACCCGCGAGGTGGATCTATCCACTTGATC
This window contains:
- the LOC139191940 gene encoding uncharacterized protein: MDNLPSKMIIHNQARKEYSPPHIGRGSMANGKKQSLNLTQVQPTEYSFNRSIKRTSDHLFNIVKDPRETIHDYVKRFKVEKAKIDSCNEDITMAAFKNGLPTEHPLFGKLIMGEELTLAASYALAEKHALWDEAKQSNKNESENTHIERSSTKEDSALETFTKFTVPIGQILRKLKNEPWFELPPPMKCDLTRLDYTKYCAFHQGPGHTTNGCLKWKQYL